Proteins from a single region of Crassaminicella profunda:
- a CDS encoding ABC transporter ATP-binding protein, protein MKNEKILEVKDLYTSFFTHVGEVKAIRGVSFHLDKGEAIGIVGESGSGKSVTSMSTMKLLQYPGKIVGGEITFKGKDIVNMPEKEMQRIRGNEMAMIFQDPMTSLNPVYTVGNQIMEAIRHHQGLNKKQAREKAIEMLKLVGIPSPEKRVDNYPHEFSGGMRQRAMIAIALSCEPSLLIADEPTTALDVTIQAQILELMKDLKEKINTSIILITHDLGVVADVCTRIIVMYGGLIMEEGTKEQIFYNPKHPYTCGLLKSIPRLDLGEKQRLVPIEGTPPDLLNPPKGCPFAARCPYAMKICQEMKPPYFETEKNHRSMCWLLHKDAPQVQVDTGVKRGKI, encoded by the coding sequence ATGAAAAATGAAAAAATATTAGAAGTAAAAGATCTTTATACCTCTTTCTTTACCCATGTAGGGGAGGTAAAAGCCATAAGAGGTGTAAGTTTTCATTTAGATAAAGGTGAAGCTATTGGAATCGTTGGAGAATCTGGAAGTGGAAAGAGTGTTACGTCCATGTCCACCATGAAGCTTCTTCAGTATCCAGGGAAGATTGTAGGTGGAGAAATAACTTTCAAAGGAAAAGATATTGTCAATATGCCTGAAAAAGAAATGCAGCGTATTCGAGGAAACGAAATGGCTATGATTTTTCAAGATCCTATGACTTCATTAAATCCTGTATATACTGTAGGAAATCAGATTATGGAAGCTATAAGACACCATCAGGGTTTAAATAAGAAACAAGCCAGAGAAAAGGCTATAGAAATGTTAAAGCTTGTTGGCATTCCATCTCCTGAAAAACGTGTAGATAATTATCCTCATGAATTTAGTGGAGGAATGAGACAAAGGGCTATGATTGCTATAGCGCTGTCTTGTGAACCAAGTTTACTCATAGCAGATGAGCCAACTACAGCACTCGATGTTACTATTCAGGCGCAAATCCTAGAGCTTATGAAGGATTTAAAGGAAAAAATAAATACATCTATTATTTTGATTACTCATGATTTAGGTGTTGTAGCAGATGTATGTACAAGAATCATTGTTATGTATGGTGGACTCATTATGGAAGAAGGAACAAAGGAGCAGATTTTCTATAATCCAAAGCATCCTTATACCTGTGGGTTATTAAAATCTATTCCAAGATTAGATTTAGGGGAAAAACAGCGACTTGTTCCAATAGAAGGAACACCACCAGATTTACTAAATCCACCAAAGGGCTGTCCTTTTGCGGCCAGATGTCCCTATGCAATGAAAATATGTCAAGAGATGAAGCCACCTTACTTTGAGACAGAAAAAAATCATCGCTCTATGTGTTGGTTGCTTCATAAAGATGCTCCTCAAGTTCAAGTAGATACGGGTGTAAAGAGGGGGAAAATATAA